A single region of the Erythrobacter sp. HL-111 genome encodes:
- a CDS encoding phytanoyl-CoA dioxygenase family protein, with protein MAFNTRPLRDITQEDIETYRRDGAVCLRRVLSNDWVEALEPIAREVIVGKKDVGLLPTIPGRYMARCIPEYRRLVFDGPVAEAAGRVMQSKEIRFFFDEFFAKPPRSDAATLWHCDRMAFPVEGFMVPSLWIPLTPIVEENSLEVLAGTQHDDVPYWLFSPNARKMIKPDDRVPHPDIESRRGEEGLRFLKWEMDPGDMLVVHPWALHYSAGNPTDDWRVAVSIRVFGDDIRWAPRPDCLNIAGCSFDEMLDGEKPQGPLFPLLWSQDGRREGDGEYPRGFATRWSGRAMGDVNEYETFKRMKAKEDAKALSDRRTAPAN; from the coding sequence ATGGCCTTCAACACCCGCCCGCTGCGCGACATCACGCAAGAGGACATCGAAACCTACCGCCGCGACGGCGCGGTATGCCTGCGCCGGGTGCTCTCGAACGACTGGGTGGAGGCATTGGAACCGATCGCGCGCGAGGTCATCGTCGGGAAGAAGGACGTGGGCCTGCTGCCGACCATTCCGGGCCGCTACATGGCGCGCTGCATCCCCGAATATCGCCGCCTGGTGTTCGACGGCCCGGTGGCCGAGGCCGCGGGCCGGGTCATGCAGTCGAAGGAAATCCGTTTCTTCTTCGACGAATTCTTCGCCAAGCCCCCGCGGTCCGACGCCGCGACCCTGTGGCACTGCGACCGCATGGCCTTTCCGGTCGAAGGGTTCATGGTGCCTTCGCTGTGGATCCCGCTCACCCCGATCGTCGAGGAGAACAGCCTCGAGGTGCTGGCGGGCACGCAGCATGACGACGTGCCCTACTGGCTGTTCAGTCCGAACGCGCGCAAGATGATCAAGCCCGACGACCGCGTGCCGCACCCCGACATCGAGAGCCGCCGGGGCGAGGAGGGGCTGCGCTTCCTCAAGTGGGAAATGGACCCCGGCGACATGCTGGTGGTCCACCCCTGGGCGCTGCATTATTCCGCCGGCAACCCGACCGACGACTGGCGCGTGGCGGTCTCGATCAGGGTGTTCGGCGACGACATCCGCTGGGCTCCGCGGCCCGACTGCCTCAACATTGCCGGGTGCAGCTTCGACGAGATGCTCGACGGGGAGAAGCCGCAGGGTCCGCTCTTTCCGCTGCTGTGGTCGCAGGACGGGCGGCGCGAAGGCGACGGCGAATACCCGCGCGGCTTCGCGACCCGCTGGAGCGGGCGGGCGATGGGCGATGTCAACGAATACGAGACGTTCAAGCGGATGAAGGCGAAGGAGGACGCGAAAGCGCTGTCCGACCGCCGCACGGCGCCTGCGAACTAG
- a CDS encoding serine hydrolase, whose translation MKAIRLTRRLALPALALWLAGGVAAQAPDERYADLDDPMTPAELQGASVLDVERYRPTYALAGCATDFPEADEPGEALAAAIAEAQAFSDAHKGLGLLVLHEGVPVHESYGEGADVTATSASASMMKSLIGLLYGIAIEDGVIGSVDDPIGDYLEEWADDPRGAITLRQMLTMSSGLAPSDFMKILFAPDIGAEALKLELAGEPGGEFAYNNAVTKLLTLALDRRLATENRGGVLSYLESELWCPLGNGPARVWVDPAGKARGYAGMQATLRDWARVGELIRNRGRANGEQVVPESWIEAMASPSEANAQYGLHVWLGREHTPQRAYSAGNPVKVPHSEPFLAEDIVYFDGFGGQRVYVMPSRGLTVVRIGEVDLAYDDSRIPNLLARAVD comes from the coding sequence GTGAAGGCCATCCGATTGACGCGCCGGCTCGCCCTTCCCGCGCTCGCGCTCTGGCTTGCGGGCGGGGTCGCGGCGCAGGCCCCGGACGAACGCTACGCCGATCTCGACGACCCGATGACGCCTGCCGAGCTGCAGGGCGCGAGCGTCCTCGATGTCGAGCGGTACCGCCCGACCTATGCCCTCGCAGGCTGCGCCACGGACTTCCCCGAAGCGGACGAGCCGGGCGAAGCCCTCGCCGCGGCCATCGCCGAGGCGCAGGCGTTCTCCGACGCGCACAAGGGCCTCGGCCTGCTCGTCCTGCACGAAGGCGTGCCGGTCCACGAAAGCTATGGCGAAGGCGCCGACGTCACCGCCACCAGCGCGTCCGCCTCGATGATGAAATCGCTCATCGGATTGCTCTATGGCATCGCGATCGAGGACGGGGTGATCGGATCGGTCGACGACCCGATCGGCGACTATCTCGAGGAATGGGCGGACGATCCGCGCGGGGCCATCACCCTGCGCCAGATGCTGACCATGTCCTCCGGCCTTGCCCCGTCCGATTTCATGAAGATCCTCTTCGCCCCCGATATCGGTGCGGAAGCGCTCAAGCTCGAACTCGCGGGCGAGCCGGGGGGCGAATTCGCCTACAACAACGCCGTCACCAAGCTGCTGACGCTCGCCCTCGACCGGCGGCTCGCGACGGAAAACAGGGGCGGGGTGCTGTCCTATCTCGAAAGCGAGCTGTGGTGCCCGCTCGGCAATGGCCCGGCGCGGGTGTGGGTCGATCCGGCGGGCAAGGCGCGCGGCTATGCCGGGATGCAGGCGACCTTGCGCGACTGGGCGCGGGTGGGCGAGCTGATCCGCAACCGCGGCCGCGCTAACGGCGAACAGGTCGTGCCCGAAAGCTGGATCGAGGCCATGGCGAGCCCGTCCGAAGCGAATGCGCAATACGGCCTCCACGTCTGGCTTGGCCGGGAACATACCCCGCAGCGCGCCTACAGCGCGGGCAACCCCGTGAAGGTGCCCCATTCCGAACCCTTCTTGGCCGAGGACATCGTCTATTTCGACGGGTTCGGCGGGCAGCGAGTCTATGTCATGCCCAGCCGCGGACTAACGGTGGTTCGGATCGGGGAGGTCGATCTCGCCTATGACGATTCGCGCATCCCGAACCTGCTGGCGCGCGCCGTCGACTAG
- a CDS encoding NAD(P)/FAD-dependent oxidoreductase, producing MTKRSVFISGGGPAGLAAALLFDRLGWDEIVLAERRPGPSDFEKNKSFNYLVDKRSQRLFDRLGILERLPPVGVATREFTATTITPDGKARTRGVPIIDPNRPVCYWTTRRALLTMLCDAVRDLAGERVRLLYGHKVAGLTRSAAGGIAVEVEDDEGRRESFEPTLVLACDGLNSAIRQGLQNLAEVDPARFEMVATPSLSTGLRYKVLNLPSRFATRGGAAVDDPAMSYILPSRHKDRTKACALFAFPVADASHPRSVNLIREADHELWTLGTADELFAFLEDSFPQLAVRDLVGREEAEDFVGLEAGAFPAPQHARELLASFGPAGARSHVLLVGDAAHAFPPDLGLGVNSALEDVDKLADHLEAAGDLERALTAYAAERLPEARDLCWLVTHVFPEQYNHRPWAMRRWIAGFLLRRGLNAVAPQVFERPGFFLTQDPDLTYGEMRAAIERTDGRLRMAGIGSLAAGAAAALALRG from the coding sequence ATGACGAAACGCTCGGTCTTCATCAGCGGCGGCGGCCCGGCGGGCCTCGCGGCGGCGCTGCTGTTCGACCGGCTCGGCTGGGACGAGATCGTGCTCGCCGAGCGGCGCCCAGGCCCGTCCGATTTCGAGAAGAACAAGAGCTTCAACTATCTCGTCGACAAGCGTTCGCAGCGCCTGTTCGACCGTCTCGGCATTCTCGAACGGCTGCCGCCGGTCGGCGTCGCCACGCGCGAGTTCACGGCGACGACGATCACCCCGGACGGCAAGGCCCGGACGAGGGGCGTGCCGATCATCGATCCGAACCGGCCGGTCTGTTACTGGACGACGCGCCGCGCGCTGCTGACGATGCTGTGCGATGCGGTCCGGGACCTCGCCGGGGAGCGGGTGCGGCTGCTCTACGGGCACAAGGTCGCCGGCCTCACCCGCAGCGCGGCCGGCGGGATCGCGGTCGAGGTCGAGGACGACGAAGGGCGCCGCGAAAGCTTCGAGCCGACGCTGGTCCTCGCCTGCGACGGGCTCAACTCCGCGATCCGGCAGGGCCTTCAGAACCTGGCCGAGGTGGATCCGGCGCGTTTCGAGATGGTCGCGACCCCTTCGCTGTCGACCGGCCTGCGCTACAAGGTGCTGAACCTGCCCTCGCGCTTCGCCACTCGGGGAGGCGCGGCGGTGGACGACCCGGCGATGAGCTACATCCTCCCCTCGCGCCACAAGGACCGGACGAAGGCCTGCGCCCTGTTCGCCTTCCCGGTGGCCGATGCGAGCCATCCGCGCAGCGTCAACCTGATCCGCGAGGCGGACCACGAACTCTGGACGCTCGGGACAGCGGACGAACTCTTCGCCTTCCTAGAGGATTCCTTTCCGCAGCTTGCCGTGCGCGATCTCGTCGGGCGCGAGGAGGCGGAAGATTTCGTCGGCCTCGAAGCGGGCGCCTTCCCCGCGCCGCAACATGCGCGCGAACTGCTGGCGTCCTTCGGCCCGGCCGGCGCGCGCAGCCACGTCCTGCTGGTGGGCGATGCGGCACACGCCTTCCCGCCCGACCTCGGGCTCGGCGTCAATTCCGCGCTGGAGGACGTCGACAAACTGGCGGATCACCTGGAGGCGGCAGGCGATCTCGAGCGCGCGCTCACCGCCTATGCCGCCGAGCGCCTGCCCGAAGCGCGCGACCTGTGCTGGCTCGTCACCCACGTCTTTCCCGAACAGTACAACCATCGCCCCTGGGCCATGCGACGCTGGATCGCGGGCTTCCTGCTGCGGCGCGGGCTCAACGCGGTGGCCCCGCAGGTGTTCGAACGGCCGGGCTTCTTCCTGACGCAGGACCCGGACCTCACCTATGGCGAGATGCGCGCCGCGATCGAACGCACCGACGGGCGGCTGAGGATGGCGGGGATCGGCTCGCTCGCGGCGGGAGCGGCGGCGGCCCTGGCGCTGCGGGGATAG
- a CDS encoding class I SAM-dependent methyltransferase: MTPFQNPKLRQRGRASVDFLAGMAAASGPVRANVDAAIARKVGDPDALPEDLDERLAHMDAVLADCPAWPVQQLLGDWHGRMHGRISAEAFEEVEDDLAPLFEAAEQGRATLRLDPVLKAPDYWDGVHFHRTTGGWEGHAQMGYIHGEIIHKKLVGRFFPGGIFQQRRDVAAMAPRESYSRILDMGCSSGHFTTALAETYPDAQIFGVDLSARMLEHAWRTANANGWNWQLSQQAAEATDFEDESFDLVASYIILHEMPAHAIRAVFAEAFRLLEPGGDLLMSDVTRYSDMDRLAVWKADHGAMFGGEPHWRESASLDLEAVAREAGFVDVTTSAPYPYVVQGRKPAA; the protein is encoded by the coding sequence ATGACCCCTTTCCAGAACCCGAAACTGCGCCAGCGCGGGCGCGCCTCGGTCGATTTCCTCGCCGGGATGGCCGCGGCCTCCGGGCCGGTGCGCGCGAATGTCGATGCCGCGATCGCCCGGAAGGTCGGCGATCCCGACGCCTTGCCCGAAGACCTCGACGAACGGCTCGCCCACATGGACGCGGTCCTCGCCGATTGTCCCGCCTGGCCCGTCCAGCAATTGCTCGGCGACTGGCACGGGCGGATGCACGGGCGCATTTCGGCCGAGGCCTTCGAGGAAGTGGAGGACGATCTCGCCCCGCTGTTCGAAGCGGCCGAGCAGGGCCGCGCGACCCTGCGGCTCGATCCCGTCCTGAAGGCGCCCGATTACTGGGACGGCGTCCATTTCCACCGCACCACCGGCGGCTGGGAGGGGCACGCGCAGATGGGCTACATCCACGGCGAAATCATCCACAAGAAACTGGTCGGGCGGTTCTTTCCCGGCGGCATCTTCCAGCAGCGCCGCGACGTCGCCGCGATGGCCCCGCGCGAGAGCTACAGCCGCATCCTCGACATGGGCTGTTCCTCGGGGCACTTCACCACCGCGCTCGCCGAAACCTACCCCGACGCGCAGATTTTCGGCGTCGACCTGTCCGCGCGGATGCTCGAACACGCCTGGCGCACGGCGAACGCGAACGGTTGGAACTGGCAATTGTCGCAGCAGGCCGCCGAGGCGACCGATTTCGAGGACGAAAGCTTCGACCTCGTGGCGAGCTACATCATCCTTCACGAAATGCCGGCGCACGCGATCCGCGCGGTCTTCGCCGAGGCGTTCCGCCTGCTCGAACCGGGCGGCGACCTGTTGATGAGCGACGTGACCCGCTATTCCGACATGGACCGGCTCGCCGTGTGGAAGGCCGATCATGGCGCGATGTTCGGGGGCGAGCCGCATTGGCGCGAAAGCGCGAGCCTCGATCTCGAGGCGGTCGCGCGCGAGGCGGGCTTCGTCGATGTCACGACGAGCGCCCCCTATCCCTACGTCGTCCAGGGGCGGAAACCCGCGGCATGA
- a CDS encoding MFS transporter, protein MATNVAGRADAGAGVGRLPVSLKLGWGIGAFGVAMLMNGIAVLIFFYLVGILKIEPALAGTIVFVSKLFDVATDPIVGLWSDRHASPRGRRRPFLLWGGVVSAASFALIFSSPVFDSQWLTAGYVFLALCVYTFGYTVFNVPYMAMPAEMTDDYHERSSIHAYRIVFVSAGSFLAAAIAPAIIERLGRTEWTSYAYVSSACAVVILATMMTAYASTSRARFTERTSAMTRLVEEFDAVRRNRHFLRLIGVKFAQLSGVQLTQAAFLFFLVQTLGLSFDILVVYGGVLTLTTIVAAPLLVAFSKRFGKREAYYVAAGFYIVGVLSWAFAVEGEPIWAIGLRGVLIGVAATGNVVLAMSMLTDIIEYDSRRTGVRREGAYTALYSFVEKFTAALGPLVVGFALQLADFDTSLPPDVPQGGNVDTALVITVAILPAIMGAIAIWLLTGYKLTESELAAAGPPANTAKEET, encoded by the coding sequence ATGGCTACCAACGTGGCGGGCCGCGCCGATGCTGGCGCCGGGGTCGGCCGCCTGCCCGTCTCGCTGAAACTGGGCTGGGGCATCGGCGCCTTCGGCGTCGCGATGCTGATGAACGGGATCGCGGTCCTGATCTTCTTCTACCTCGTCGGCATCCTCAAGATCGAACCCGCGCTGGCCGGGACGATCGTGTTCGTCTCCAAGCTGTTCGATGTCGCGACCGATCCGATCGTCGGCCTGTGGAGCGACCGGCACGCCTCCCCGCGCGGGCGCAGGCGGCCCTTTTTGCTGTGGGGCGGGGTCGTCTCCGCGGCGAGCTTTGCGCTCATCTTCTCCTCGCCGGTGTTCGACAGCCAGTGGCTGACGGCGGGCTATGTCTTCCTCGCGCTGTGCGTCTACACCTTCGGTTACACGGTGTTCAACGTGCCTTACATGGCGATGCCGGCCGAAATGACCGACGATTACCATGAACGCTCGTCGATCCATGCCTACCGCATCGTGTTCGTTTCCGCCGGGTCCTTCCTCGCCGCGGCCATCGCGCCCGCGATCATCGAACGGCTCGGGCGGACCGAATGGACCAGCTATGCCTATGTCTCCTCGGCCTGCGCCGTGGTGATCCTGGCGACGATGATGACCGCCTATGCCAGCACGTCGCGCGCCCGCTTCACCGAACGCACGAGCGCGATGACCAGGCTGGTCGAGGAATTCGACGCAGTCCGGCGCAACCGCCATTTCCTGCGCCTGATCGGGGTCAAGTTCGCCCAGCTCTCCGGTGTCCAGCTGACCCAGGCGGCGTTCCTGTTCTTCCTCGTGCAGACGCTTGGCCTCAGCTTCGACATCCTCGTCGTCTATGGCGGGGTGCTCACGCTAACGACCATCGTCGCCGCCCCGCTGCTGGTCGCCTTCTCGAAACGTTTCGGCAAGCGGGAGGCCTATTATGTCGCGGCGGGTTTCTACATCGTCGGCGTCTTGAGCTGGGCCTTCGCTGTCGAGGGCGAGCCGATCTGGGCGATCGGGTTACGCGGCGTGCTGATCGGGGTGGCGGCAACGGGCAATGTCGTGCTCGCCATGTCGATGCTGACCGACATCATCGAATATGATTCGCGCCGGACCGGCGTGCGTCGCGAAGGGGCCTACACCGCGCTCTACAGCTTCGTCGAGAAGTTCACCGCCGCGCTCGGGCCGCTGGTGGTCGGCTTCGCGCTGCAACTCGCCGATTTCGACACCAGCCTGCCGCCCGACGTGCCGCAGGGAGGGAATGTCGACACCGCGCTGGTCATAACGGTCGCGATCCTGCCCGCGATCATGGGAGCGATAGCGATCTGGCTGCTGACCGGCTACAAGCTCACCGAAAGCGAACTGGCGGCGGCCGGGCCGCCCGCGAACACGGCGAAGGAGGAAACATGA
- a CDS encoding serine hydrolase, with the protein MNKPPLSRTAGLRLARLMVAAAAALAAGAGAQGGGAQERGAQAVAAPAPAPSATADPANRTAYSPADEALYRQRFDQLLEAARSGAGLGSYDPLEPVAGAATAAPLPVADTPALSPQALAEAESYAAARNSNAFIVVKDGKVQHARYFGETTRDTPIVSRSLAKPVTALLVGRAIIQGHIASLDQPVADFITEWQGDPARSKILVRHLLDMRTGLLPQGFSRDPEDILNRAYLHPRHDEVIINDYPVTHEPGTRYEYSNANAELVAPVIERATGMRYGDYLTRALLEPIGAMGGEIWVNRAGGTAHSGCCLLLPAESWVRMAMLVMADGEWEGERLLPPGYAEAMRTATPENPHYGMGVWVAGPYVPERGFAHPSVPYGKVPHAEPYLDRDLVLFDGNANQVVYMIPSQDMIVLRTGRAPPKDAAWDNTVLPNLLIRDAAARSGEPLPEPQAGGAGAGEAP; encoded by the coding sequence ATGAACAAGCCGCCGCTTTCCAGGACCGCGGGCCTGCGGCTCGCCCGGCTGATGGTCGCAGCCGCCGCCGCGCTTGCCGCCGGTGCGGGCGCGCAGGGCGGCGGTGCGCAGGAGCGCGGCGCGCAAGCCGTCGCGGCGCCCGCTCCCGCCCCCAGCGCGACAGCCGATCCGGCCAACCGCACGGCCTATTCGCCCGCGGACGAGGCGCTCTATCGCCAGCGTTTCGACCAATTGCTCGAAGCCGCGCGCAGCGGCGCGGGGCTCGGCTCCTACGACCCGCTCGAACCGGTCGCCGGCGCCGCCACGGCCGCGCCCCTGCCGGTGGCCGACACTCCCGCGCTCTCGCCGCAGGCGCTGGCCGAGGCGGAAAGCTACGCCGCCGCGCGCAATTCCAACGCCTTCATCGTGGTCAAGGATGGCAAGGTCCAGCACGCGCGCTATTTCGGCGAGACCACGCGCGATACCCCGATCGTCTCGCGCTCGCTGGCCAAGCCGGTCACCGCGCTGCTGGTGGGCCGTGCGATAATACAGGGGCACATCGCCTCGCTCGACCAGCCGGTCGCGGATTTCATCACGGAATGGCAGGGCGATCCCGCGCGTTCGAAGATCCTCGTGCGGCACCTGCTCGACATGAGGACCGGCCTCCTCCCGCAGGGCTTTTCGCGCGATCCGGAGGACATCCTCAACCGCGCCTATCTCCACCCGCGCCACGACGAAGTCATCATCAACGATTACCCCGTCACCCACGAGCCGGGGACACGCTACGAATATTCCAACGCCAATGCCGAACTGGTCGCGCCCGTGATCGAGCGCGCGACGGGGATGCGCTACGGTGACTACCTGACCCGTGCGCTGCTTGAACCGATCGGAGCGATGGGCGGCGAAATCTGGGTCAACCGCGCAGGCGGGACCGCGCATTCGGGCTGCTGCCTGCTGCTCCCGGCGGAAAGCTGGGTGCGCATGGCGATGCTGGTGATGGCGGACGGCGAGTGGGAGGGCGAGCGCCTGCTCCCCCCGGGCTATGCCGAGGCGATGCGTACCGCCACGCCCGAAAACCCCCATTACGGCATGGGCGTGTGGGTCGCCGGGCCCTACGTGCCCGAACGCGGCTTTGCCCATCCGAGCGTGCCCTACGGCAAGGTCCCGCACGCGGAGCCCTATCTCGACCGGGACCTCGTCCTGTTCGACGGGAACGCCAACCAGGTCGTCTACATGATCCCCTCGCAGGACATGATCGTGCTGAGAACCGGGCGCGCGCCGCCCAAGGATGCAGCGTGGGACAACACCGTCCTTCCCAACCTCCTGATCCGCGATGCCGCCGCCAGGTCGGGCGAGCCGCTGCCCGAACCGCAGGCGGGCGGTGCAGGCGCCGGGGAAGCACCCTGA
- a CDS encoding ornithine cyclodeaminase family protein → MRIIQRSEVERLLPVEACVDVMRAAMIAVSRGDVSLPIRRFMPVPGAAGKLALMPGSLGTAGEAEDASFGIKLVCKYERPHDDPLGTHVGMVMLFDSAKGVPLAMVEGSSLTAIRTSAASALATDLLARRDAKALAIIGNGEQAMRHVAAMQAVRAIERVRVWGRDAGRARTFAETASARFGLAVEIAPSAAEAVMGADIVCTTTSAKEPVLAGADLEPGSHVNLVGSAIPTTAEIDGAAVARMRFYVDYRPAAMAAAGELLDAIEAGLVSESHILAEIGDVAQDPALGRTSADEITCYKSLGVAAQDLAAAHAVWRLAEAEGAGTVIDLRA, encoded by the coding sequence ATGCGCATCATCCAGCGGTCCGAGGTCGAGCGGCTGCTCCCGGTCGAAGCCTGCGTCGATGTCATGCGCGCGGCGATGATCGCGGTTTCGCGCGGGGACGTGTCGCTGCCGATCCGCCGGTTCATGCCCGTCCCCGGCGCCGCCGGGAAGCTCGCGCTGATGCCCGGCTCCCTCGGCACCGCGGGGGAGGCGGAGGACGCGAGTTTCGGAATCAAGCTGGTGTGCAAGTACGAACGGCCTCACGATGACCCGCTCGGCACCCATGTCGGCATGGTCATGCTGTTCGACAGCGCGAAAGGCGTGCCGCTCGCCATGGTCGAAGGCTCCTCGCTCACCGCGATCCGCACCTCGGCGGCGAGCGCGCTGGCGACAGATCTCCTCGCGCGCAGGGATGCGAAGGCGCTCGCGATCATCGGCAACGGCGAACAGGCGATGCGCCACGTCGCCGCGATGCAGGCGGTGCGCGCCATCGAGCGCGTGCGCGTCTGGGGCCGCGATGCGGGGCGCGCGCGGACCTTTGCCGAAACCGCGAGCGCGCGCTTCGGCCTGGCCGTGGAAATCGCGCCGAGCGCCGCCGAGGCGGTGATGGGTGCCGACATCGTCTGCACCACGACCTCGGCGAAGGAACCGGTGCTGGCGGGCGCCGATCTCGAACCCGGAAGCCACGTCAATCTGGTCGGCTCGGCGATCCCGACCACCGCCGAAATCGACGGCGCGGCGGTCGCCCGGATGCGCTTCTACGTCGATTACCGCCCGGCGGCGATGGCGGCCGCGGGTGAACTGCTCGACGCGATCGAAGCGGGGCTCGTCAGCGAAAGCCACATCCTCGCCGAGATCGGCGATGTCGCGCAGGACCCCGCGCTGGGCCGGACCTCGGCCGACGAAATCACCTGCTACAAGTCGCTCGGCGTCGCCGCGCAGGACCTTGCCGCCGCCCATGCCGTGTGGCGCCTCGCCGAGGCCGAAGGGGCCGGAACCGTCATCGACCTGCGCGCGTGA
- a CDS encoding cupin domain-containing protein yields MATEPDPHPPAGHITKGRSVIIGPDEGRSLWQPLPSRGYVTVNLTPDNMPYDTFSSGIQVMPPGGMVREHGHRQNHELVFVYEGTGEVDIDGEVTRFGPGTTILFARNCTHWIRNTGDTDMKMFWVFFPPGLEDWFDAIGRARTPGEASPEPFDRPDDVAEVMAKMRFLPPRPKD; encoded by the coding sequence ATGGCCACCGAACCCGATCCGCACCCGCCCGCCGGACACATCACGAAAGGCCGCTCTGTCATCATCGGCCCGGACGAGGGCCGCTCGCTCTGGCAGCCCCTGCCGAGCAGGGGCTATGTCACCGTCAATCTCACCCCCGACAACATGCCCTACGACACGTTCTCGTCCGGCATCCAGGTCATGCCGCCGGGCGGCATGGTGCGCGAACACGGGCACCGGCAGAACCACGAGCTCGTCTTCGTCTACGAAGGCACGGGCGAGGTCGATATCGACGGGGAAGTGACGCGGTTCGGCCCCGGCACGACGATCCTCTTCGCGCGCAACTGCACCCACTGGATCAGGAACACCGGGGACACGGACATGAAGATGTTCTGGGTGTTCTTCCCGCCCGGGCTCGAGGACTGGTTCGATGCCATCGGCCGCGCGCGGACGCCGGGCGAGGCCAGCCCCGAACCCTTCGACCGGCCGGACGATGTCGCGGAGGTCATGGCGAAGATGCGCTTCCTCCCGCCGCGCCCGAAGGACTGA
- a CDS encoding alpha/beta fold hydrolase → MSAATETRRVDIGDAQIHTEIAGSGPPVLLVAGLGGRAAFWNEQVAAFAEHFTVIAFDHRGCGESTPDKVVYGAEHMARDVLALMDALGLDKAMLVGHSTGGAIGQHIALSQPERLEKLVLSCSWAGPDTYLTELFRTRREILISCGPLAYLTTGTYLAMPSRYLQPQMKRARAFMQERLAAFPGLEIELSRINAVYTHDLRSRVHDIAVPCLCIGAMDDQITPPGFTSELARLIPDAKEHLLDHGGHFAPRVVPEVYNQTVLAFLKG, encoded by the coding sequence GTGAGCGCCGCGACTGAGACCCGCCGCGTCGATATCGGGGACGCGCAGATCCACACCGAGATCGCCGGGAGCGGCCCGCCGGTGCTGCTGGTCGCCGGGCTCGGCGGGCGCGCAGCATTCTGGAACGAACAGGTCGCGGCCTTCGCGGAGCATTTCACCGTCATCGCCTTCGACCACCGCGGCTGCGGGGAATCGACGCCCGACAAGGTCGTCTACGGCGCCGAGCACATGGCGCGGGACGTGCTCGCGCTGATGGACGCGCTCGGGCTCGACAAGGCCATGCTGGTCGGCCATTCGACCGGCGGGGCGATCGGCCAGCACATCGCGCTTTCGCAGCCCGAACGGCTCGAAAAACTGGTGTTGTCGTGCAGTTGGGCCGGGCCGGACACATACCTGACCGAATTGTTCCGCACCCGGCGCGAGATCCTCATCAGCTGCGGCCCGCTCGCCTATCTCACCACCGGCACCTATCTCGCCATGCCGTCGCGCTATCTCCAGCCGCAGATGAAAAGGGCGCGGGCCTTCATGCAGGAACGCCTCGCGGCCTTTCCGGGCCTGGAGATCGAATTGTCGCGCATCAACGCGGTCTATACCCACGACCTCAGGAGCCGCGTGCACGACATCGCCGTGCCGTGCCTGTGCATCGGCGCGATGGACGACCAGATCACCCCGCCCGGCTTCACCAGCGAACTCGCCCGGCTGATCCCGGATGCGAAGGAGCACCTGCTCGACCACGGCGGCCATTTCGCCCCGCGCGTCGTGCCGGAGGTGTATAACCAAACCGTGCTCGCGTTCCTGAAAGGCTGA